DNA from Carassius gibelio isolate Cgi1373 ecotype wild population from Czech Republic chromosome B8, carGib1.2-hapl.c, whole genome shotgun sequence:
ATTGGTTAAAGGTATGGGAACACTGGTTATGTAAAGCAGGACTTGTGCGCACACATTTCAGTCAAACCTTTGTTAAAAAGGTTATCAGGTCGATGAACTACAGATGGAAATAAAACATTGCACACAATGTTGACCTTTGTCAtgctgtgaatattttttttttaaaggtttcctCGGACCCATGGGGAATTGGGTGGGGTAGTAGCAGCCGGATAGTTAAACATCTGGAGAGTCCATGGCCCTGCTGTATCACCTTTGTAGCCTTGAGCGAGACACTTAACCCCTGGTTGCTCTCCCTGCATTTAGTGTCTTTAGCATCTTGTTGAATCTGTTAGATGGCAATTATTTATTTCTCTTCTTCCTTTTGTTCACTGAAAACAAGTAGGACATTCTGCATGTCCAAAAACATGCTGCTACACCTGGCTGTGTATTTCTTATTATGTGAAAGGGATGAATTTGACCCTAATTTATGTGATTGTCATCACATGAAGGTTCATGCATTTAACCCTAGTCTGTTAAAGGTTCTTCCTGTTCTGTTTGGTTGCTATGCAGATAAAATTAACCATCAGTTGACCCTTTGGCAGTGACTCTTTGAAACTTACATACTGCATAACTTCCTGAAGTAGCAGAAGACACATGTTGTTTCAGCAGTTCCTAAAATGAATTGAGAATTGTAGAGCAAGTcaagttttgtttaattttttactgGTAAAACCTCACTACTAATAAATTTGCACTTGGACAGAGTTGGTCTTTAATGGCGTCACATTTTTGATCTGTACAGGTAAAGCAGTGTTCCTGGCCCGGGACAAGCAGCACCTCTCAGACCTGTGTCATCTGATTCGCCATGATGCCCCATACCTGTTTCAGGAGTATGTGAAGGAGAGTCATGGACGGGATGTGCGAGTGGTTCTAGTCGGAGGGAGAGTGATCGGCTCTATGCTGCGCTGCTCTACCGACGGACGCATGCAGAGCAACTGCTCACTTGGTACGCATTTGCACACTCACCTCGCCTAAAATGTTTGACTTTATGTAAAATTCATTATATTAGTACagtttatatacagtaaaaatatatatatatatatatatatatatatataatgagacttacttttttttcttttctaggtGGAGTGGGAATGATGTGCCCACTCAGTGAGCAGGGGAAACAGCTGGCAGTGCAGGTGTGCAATATTTTGGGGATGGACGTCTGTGGAATTGACCTGCTGCAGCTAAACGATGGTTCCTTCGTGGTGTGCGAGGCCAATGCTAACGTGGGCTTCATAGCATTTGACCAGGCTTGCGGGATGGACGTGGCGGGCATCGTGGCCGACTACGCCCTCTCCCTCCTGCCAAGCCGCCTTAGCAGGAAGATGTCGCTGCTCTCCGTGGTCTCCAGCACCAGCGAGACCAGCAGCGAGACTGAGGTCTGTATCCCGACCGAGGTGATAATCCCCACAGAGGTGTGTATTCCCAATGAGATCTGCCCGCCTGGCATTACCGGCGTCTCTGCCATGAGCACAAGCTCCACCTCCAGCGAGAGCGAGGCGGATCTAACCGAAACGGGCCCCGCTCCTGTCACCGCAGATCCCACCTACAATATCAACTCCCTTCTTGCGAGTGAGATAAAACTGTTGACTGAGTGAGCTGGAATTacagccacaaacacacacacacacacagatatacacaAACATCAAAGAGCGACACATACTGAAGTGGACATTATTCATTCAG
Protein-coding regions in this window:
- the LOC127964047 gene encoding beta-citrylglutamate synthase B, which produces MCSRVWFVTDRRICQEYPQVQILRALKERCAEDDVEFRYLLMDEIVLTITDGQLGLRVEQEIVTSYPQVAVVRVPTPWVQSDSDITVLRHLEKMGCRLVNRPQAILNCVNKFWTFQELAGHGVPLPDTYSYGGHDNFRKMIDEAEPLGYPVVVKNARGHRGKAVFLARDKQHLSDLCHLIRHDAPYLFQEYVKESHGRDVRVVLVGGRVIGSMLRCSTDGRMQSNCSLGGVGMMCPLSEQGKQLAVQVCNILGMDVCGIDLLQLNDGSFVVCEANANVGFIAFDQACGMDVAGIVADYALSLLPSRLSRKMSLLSVVSSTSETSSETEVCIPTEVIIPTEVCIPNEICPPGITGVSAMSTSSTSSESEADLTETGPAPVTADPTYNINSLLASEIKLLTE